One genomic window of Halovivax cerinus includes the following:
- a CDS encoding aminopeptidase → MDPRIREHAAVVANHSVDLQEGDTVVVDAHPVAEDLVVALFEEIGDAGAKPLWTVKRAGKRPDRAFLRSADGAFETPEHELAMMEETDVYIAVRAGTNATETSDVDPATNTAYRQAYRPVQEERLSKRWCLTQYPAPANAQLAEMSTEAYENFVWDAVNKDWADQRDHQEQLVEILNPADEVRIKSGDETDLTMSIAGNQALNDHGKHNLPGGEVFTAPLPDSVEGTVHFDMPLYHEGREVTDAYLEFENGDVVAHEAGKNEAVLTEVLETDDGARRIGELGIGMNRDIDEFTYNMLFDEKMGDTVHMAVGRAYPVTVGDGNEVNDSSTHVDMIVDMSEDSFIEVDGERIQEDGTFVFE, encoded by the coding sequence ATGGATCCGCGTATTCGGGAGCACGCAGCCGTCGTAGCGAATCACTCCGTCGACTTACAGGAAGGCGACACGGTCGTCGTCGACGCCCACCCGGTCGCCGAGGACCTGGTCGTCGCGCTCTTCGAGGAGATCGGCGACGCGGGCGCGAAGCCGCTCTGGACGGTAAAACGCGCCGGGAAGCGACCTGATCGCGCGTTCCTCCGGTCGGCCGACGGGGCGTTCGAGACGCCAGAACACGAGCTCGCGATGATGGAAGAGACGGACGTCTACATCGCCGTCCGAGCGGGGACGAACGCCACCGAGACCAGCGACGTCGATCCCGCGACGAACACCGCGTACCGACAGGCCTACCGTCCAGTGCAAGAAGAGCGCCTGAGCAAGCGCTGGTGTCTCACCCAGTACCCCGCACCGGCCAACGCCCAGCTCGCAGAGATGAGTACCGAAGCGTACGAGAACTTCGTCTGGGACGCCGTCAACAAGGACTGGGCCGACCAGCGAGACCACCAGGAACAGCTCGTCGAGATCTTAAATCCCGCGGACGAGGTCCGGATCAAGAGTGGCGACGAGACGGACCTGACGATGTCCATCGCGGGCAACCAGGCCCTCAACGACCACGGGAAGCACAACCTGCCCGGCGGCGAAGTCTTCACCGCACCACTCCCCGACTCCGTCGAGGGCACCGTCCACTTCGACATGCCGCTGTACCACGAGGGTCGCGAAGTGACCGACGCCTACCTCGAGTTCGAGAACGGGGACGTCGTCGCCCACGAGGCCGGCAAGAACGAAGCGGTCCTCACAGAAGTGCTCGAAACAGACGACGGCGCCCGTCGGATCGGCGAACTCGGCATCGGCATGAACCGCGACATCGACGAGTTTACCTACAACATGCTCTTCGACGAGAAGATGGGCGACACCGTCCACATGGCAGTCGGACGCGCCTACCCCGTTACCGTCGGCGACGGCAACGAGGTCAACGACTCGTCGACCCACGTCGACATGATCGTCGACATGAGCGAGGACTCGTTCATCGAGGTCGACGGCGAGCGCATTCAGGAGGACGGGACGTTCGTGTTCGAGTAG
- a CDS encoding hybrid sensor histidine kinase/response regulator, whose product MSGTGLRVLVVGEDDVDAEALRAAGEFDVATVPGPDAAVAWFDEGTGFDERTVACVVVGADLDPVAVIDAVRRSVPEIPVVVCTADRRESTAVLEAGATDVVASDEPVAVFANRIRTVAATARRRSDSLRTSAGVEGILQSFADDRLVAVFDETGRHLAAAGESLAEGLDPSALSGRVVTDVFADTPSTAAHLSANYAAAVEGDRRDREFPVGDGTFWFETRPVSGVDLGLVCVRSGVPGPATLPDRDDANRKLHRLHDIVTRMDAVENESDIFELAVESAERILAFDACNIAEVEDGKIVARAATAPELDVDVPLADATDGIAGKTIRTGESYLISDVSAEPEAIPTNASYRSALSIPLGESGVFQAISTEEGYYDESDLTLAELLVAHVADALDRTRYQDALTIERDHFAALFENVPDPAIEYRLVDGEPRIEAVNSAFVSLFGVEPDDAIGTSTLALLVPDEHRDEARERYAAIAAETRIDAEVVRETADGVRPFLLRSVPVPADDERIGYLIYTDLAELKARERELERENERLDRFASVVSHDLRNPLTVASGYVDHAKETDDLSMLDPVQEAHDRAFAIIEDVLTLAREGGTVSETEPVALDEIATLAWNDVSTPSASLELATTRTVDADPSRLRQLFENCFRNSVEHNSTSRSSVDTAGDTDEGATSDDADGSGSDSTGDLTITVRSIDDGFAIADDGVGFPDGATDRLFEYGYTTSSDGTGFGLSIVAEVASGHGWDVEAGESPDGGAEIRVTGIDRPLAVDLDD is encoded by the coding sequence ATGTCCGGGACTGGTCTGCGCGTCCTCGTCGTCGGTGAGGACGACGTGGACGCGGAGGCGCTCCGTGCGGCTGGCGAGTTCGACGTCGCGACAGTCCCTGGTCCCGACGCGGCGGTCGCGTGGTTCGACGAGGGGACGGGATTCGACGAGCGGACGGTTGCGTGTGTGGTCGTCGGGGCCGACCTCGACCCGGTCGCGGTTATAGACGCCGTGCGACGATCGGTCCCCGAGATTCCAGTCGTAGTGTGTACAGCCGACCGTCGCGAGTCGACGGCGGTGCTCGAAGCAGGTGCGACCGACGTGGTGGCGAGCGACGAACCGGTCGCCGTCTTCGCGAACCGGATCCGGACCGTCGCTGCGACGGCGAGGCGGCGTTCCGATTCACTTCGGACATCGGCTGGGGTCGAGGGCATCCTCCAATCGTTCGCGGACGATCGGCTGGTCGCGGTGTTCGACGAGACGGGCCGACACCTCGCGGCGGCGGGGGAATCACTCGCCGAAGGGCTCGACCCGTCGGCCCTCTCCGGTCGAGTCGTCACCGACGTCTTCGCCGATACGCCCTCGACGGCCGCGCACCTGTCGGCGAACTACGCCGCGGCCGTCGAGGGTGACCGTCGCGACCGCGAGTTTCCGGTCGGCGATGGGACGTTCTGGTTCGAAACGCGTCCCGTCTCCGGTGTCGACCTCGGACTCGTGTGCGTTCGGTCGGGGGTCCCTGGCCCGGCGACCCTGCCGGATCGCGACGACGCCAATCGAAAATTACACCGGTTGCACGACATCGTGACGCGGATGGACGCCGTCGAGAACGAGAGTGACATCTTCGAACTGGCGGTCGAGAGCGCCGAACGGATCCTCGCGTTCGACGCCTGTAACATCGCCGAAGTCGAGGACGGGAAGATCGTCGCCCGCGCGGCGACGGCGCCGGAACTCGACGTCGACGTCCCGCTCGCCGACGCGACGGACGGGATCGCCGGCAAGACCATCCGGACCGGCGAGAGTTATCTTATATCTGATGTCTCTGCCGAACCGGAGGCGATTCCGACGAACGCGTCGTACCGATCGGCGCTCTCGATCCCCCTCGGTGAGTCCGGCGTCTTCCAGGCGATTTCGACCGAGGAGGGCTACTACGACGAGTCGGACCTCACTCTCGCGGAGTTGCTGGTGGCACACGTGGCGGACGCGCTCGATCGAACCCGCTACCAGGACGCGCTGACGATCGAACGCGATCACTTCGCGGCGCTCTTCGAGAACGTTCCGGATCCGGCGATCGAGTACCGCCTCGTCGACGGTGAGCCCCGGATCGAAGCCGTCAACTCGGCGTTCGTCAGCCTGTTCGGCGTCGAACCGGACGACGCGATCGGTACGTCGACGCTCGCGTTGCTCGTTCCCGACGAACACCGCGACGAGGCGCGCGAGCGATACGCAGCGATCGCCGCGGAGACGCGGATCGACGCCGAAGTCGTCCGCGAGACCGCAGACGGCGTCCGGCCGTTCTTGCTCCGGAGCGTCCCCGTCCCCGCGGACGACGAACGGATCGGCTACCTGATCTACACGGACCTCGCCGAATTGAAAGCCAGGGAACGCGAACTCGAACGCGAGAACGAGCGCCTCGATCGGTTCGCGAGCGTCGTCAGTCACGACCTGCGGAACCCGCTCACCGTGGCGTCAGGCTACGTCGATCACGCGAAAGAGACCGACGATCTGTCGATGCTCGACCCCGTTCAGGAGGCTCACGATCGCGCGTTCGCGATAATCGAAGACGTACTGACGCTCGCGCGGGAGGGTGGGACCGTCTCGGAGACGGAACCGGTGGCCCTGGACGAAATCGCCACTCTCGCGTGGAACGACGTCTCGACCCCCTCTGCTTCGCTCGAGCTCGCGACGACCCGGACCGTCGACGCCGACCCGAGTCGTCTGCGACAGCTGTTCGAAAACTGCTTTCGAAACTCGGTCGAGCACAACTCCACGAGCCGCTCGAGTGTCGACACCGCCGGTGACACCGACGAGGGTGCGACGTCCGACGACGCCGACGGATCCGGGTCCGATTCGACCGGCGACCTGACGATCACCGTCAGATCGATCGACGACGGCTTCGCCATCGCCGACGACGGCGTCGGGTTCCCCGACGGGGCCACCGACCGTCTCTTCGAATACGGATACACGACGTCTTCCGACGGGACCGGGTTCGGCCTCTCGATCGTCGCCGAGGTCGCGAGCGGCCACGGCTGGGATGTCGAGGCGGGTGAGAGCCCCGACGGCGGGGCAGAGATCCGCGTGACCGGAATCGACCGCCCGCTCGCCGTCGACCTCGACGACTGA
- a CDS encoding YfcE family phosphodiesterase — protein sequence MIAIFADTHRTEGHGLVAEALAAARDADAIVHAGDFKTESVLDAFQAFPAPLFAVAGNVDEPGVEERLPTERTVCVDGVRIALRHRPDGGETALALFGRERDADVVVFGHSHRPTLVETDDVVLCNPGSHAQPRGFRPGFATLSRENGRLHITIREPDGTVIEDATRALDDR from the coding sequence ATGATCGCGATCTTCGCCGATACGCACCGCACCGAGGGGCACGGGCTCGTCGCCGAGGCGCTGGCCGCCGCGCGGGACGCCGACGCCATCGTCCACGCCGGCGATTTCAAGACGGAATCGGTCCTCGACGCGTTCCAGGCGTTCCCGGCGCCGCTCTTCGCCGTAGCCGGTAACGTGGACGAACCGGGCGTCGAAGAGCGACTCCCGACCGAGCGTACGGTCTGCGTCGACGGGGTACGAATCGCGCTGCGCCACCGACCCGACGGCGGCGAGACCGCCCTCGCGCTGTTCGGCCGGGAACGCGACGCGGACGTGGTCGTCTTCGGCCACAGCCACCGGCCGACGCTCGTCGAAACTGACGACGTCGTCCTCTGTAACCCCGGCAGCCACGCCCAGCCGCGCGGATTCCGACCGGGGTTCGCGACACTCTCACGAGAGAACGGGCGACTCCACATCACGATTCGCGAACCTGACGGGACGGTGATCGAAGACGCGACGCGCGCGCTCGACGACCGGTGA
- a CDS encoding cation diffusion facilitator family transporter, with product MAESRSVVIAALIANGSIAVMKFVGYLLTMSPAMLSETYHSISDTGNQVFLLIGLRYGAQEADRQHPFGYGKAQFFYSFLVSVMLFGVAGLESARHGYDALMHGSHATMGQTPPLPVVGAVDGIYVNYTVLLGAIVFESWALKKAYEGISAQMEEYEWESLREAFTKTSDVTTLTALTEDAVALAGAGIALFGVYLSRTTGNEVYDAGAALIIGVLLMAFAVALAWQNKRLLLGESLSPEAEGELREIVANADVVREVVDFRTVYFGAEELLVTADVVFESDVDALDERIAEIEDSLKAHDGQVQRVYLEPDTGGNTADFTG from the coding sequence ATGGCCGAAAGCAGATCCGTCGTGATCGCTGCCCTGATCGCCAACGGCTCGATCGCCGTGATGAAGTTCGTGGGCTACCTCCTGACGATGAGTCCGGCGATGCTCTCGGAGACCTACCACTCCATCTCCGACACCGGCAATCAGGTGTTCTTGCTGATCGGCCTGCGCTACGGCGCCCAGGAGGCCGACCGGCAACACCCGTTCGGGTACGGCAAGGCGCAGTTCTTCTACAGCTTCCTCGTCAGCGTCATGCTCTTCGGCGTCGCGGGCCTGGAGAGCGCCAGGCACGGCTACGACGCGCTGATGCACGGCTCGCACGCCACGATGGGGCAGACCCCGCCGCTGCCCGTCGTCGGCGCCGTCGACGGCATCTACGTCAACTACACGGTCCTTCTCGGTGCGATCGTCTTCGAGTCGTGGGCGCTCAAGAAAGCCTACGAGGGGATCTCCGCCCAGATGGAGGAGTACGAGTGGGAGTCACTCCGCGAGGCATTCACGAAGACCAGCGACGTGACGACGCTGACGGCACTCACCGAGGATGCCGTCGCGCTCGCGGGCGCGGGGATCGCCCTCTTCGGCGTCTACCTCTCACGGACGACTGGTAACGAGGTCTACGACGCCGGTGCCGCGCTCATCATCGGCGTACTCCTGATGGCCTTCGCCGTCGCGCTCGCCTGGCAGAACAAGCGCCTGCTGCTCGGCGAGAGCCTCTCACCCGAGGCCGAGGGCGAACTCCGCGAGATCGTCGCGAACGCCGACGTCGTCCGCGAGGTCGTCGACTTCCGGACCGTCTACTTCGGCGCCGAGGAACTGCTCGTGACCGCGGACGTGGTCTTCGAGTCCGACGTCGACGCGCTGGACGAACGGATCGCCGAGATCGAGGATTCCCTGAAGGCCCACGACGGACAGGTGCAGCGGGTGTACCTGGAGCCGGATACGGGGGGTAACACCGCAGACTTCACCGGGTAG